A genomic stretch from Spongiibacter nanhainus includes:
- a CDS encoding GspH/FimT family pseudopilin: MRGYTLLELLVTLAIVAILATLAAPAFNNLIETQRVRSASNTLVNSLNLARSESVTRNATIKLEKAAAGWSAGWTVSIDGTATVLRSEDGVNGISITGSANSLNYTPDGRSNATVEFDVVPDSGEASRSRCVSVSLSGKPRVREGEC, translated from the coding sequence ATGCGTGGATACACCCTCCTTGAACTGTTGGTCACCCTGGCGATCGTAGCCATATTGGCCACCCTGGCTGCGCCTGCCTTCAACAACTTGATAGAGACCCAGCGGGTCAGAAGCGCCAGTAATACGCTGGTCAATTCCCTTAATTTGGCCCGCAGCGAGTCCGTCACGCGCAATGCAACCATCAAGCTGGAGAAGGCGGCGGCAGGTTGGTCTGCGGGTTGGACTGTCTCTATTGATGGGACGGCAACGGTTCTGCGGTCTGAAGATGGTGTGAATGGGATCTCCATCACAGGCAGTGCCAATAGCCTCAATTACACTCCAGATGGTCGATCTAACGCTACCGTTGAGTTTGATGTGGTGCCGGACTCCGGTGAGGCGAGTCGCAGTCGGTGTGTTTCTGTCTCTCTAAGCGGAAAGCCGCGAGTGCGGGAGGGAGAGTGTTGA
- a CDS encoding type IV pilin protein, translated as MSVKNKNTAGFTLIELMITVAIIGIIATLAIPSYNGYIERSRRSAASSFIMELANLQERFFLDNRAYAADMATLGATVPNEITDFYTFTTSANNAATPPTYSISAAPKGSQSGDDCGTLTLSSTGVKGHAAGATRCWE; from the coding sequence GTGAGTGTCAAAAACAAGAATACAGCGGGTTTCACGCTGATAGAGCTGATGATCACAGTGGCCATTATCGGCATCATTGCCACCTTGGCCATCCCTTCCTACAACGGATACATAGAACGCAGTCGCCGCTCTGCCGCAAGCAGCTTTATTATGGAGCTTGCCAATCTTCAGGAGCGCTTTTTCCTGGATAACCGTGCCTACGCGGCTGATATGGCGACTCTGGGTGCCACAGTCCCTAACGAAATCACCGATTTTTACACGTTTACGACCAGTGCCAATAACGCCGCTACGCCACCTACCTATTCGATTTCTGCGGCGCCGAAAGGTTCTCAGAGCGGCGACGATTGCGGGACTCTGACGCTTAGCTCCACTGGAGTGAAAGGACACGCGGCGGGGGCGACTCGATGCTGGGAGTGA
- a CDS encoding type IV pilin protein, producing MRVHQGQSGFTLIELMITVAIVGILAALAYPSYQEYVAKSRRNEATNALLTGAQALERYYSANGRYTTTAGGSTLPAVYPSQVPENGSAYYTVAPTGTPTANSFTLRAQRTGLMADDPCGDFTLDEVGQVAIVNKPGGSSKSLSDCWRR from the coding sequence GTGAGAGTTCACCAAGGTCAATCCGGGTTTACGCTGATTGAATTGATGATAACCGTTGCTATTGTGGGCATATTGGCGGCGCTCGCCTATCCGTCGTATCAGGAGTACGTCGCCAAGTCCCGGCGCAACGAGGCAACCAATGCTCTGCTAACCGGGGCGCAAGCGCTGGAGCGGTACTATTCGGCCAATGGTCGCTACACCACCACGGCCGGCGGCAGTACCTTGCCTGCTGTGTATCCCTCGCAGGTGCCGGAAAACGGCAGCGCCTATTATACTGTCGCTCCGACTGGAACACCGACCGCGAATAGTTTTACACTGCGGGCACAGCGCACTGGGTTGATGGCTGACGACCCCTGTGGTGACTTCACGCTTGATGAGGTCGGACAGGTCGCCATCGTTAATAAACCGGGCGGCTCCTCCAAATCCTTGTCTGATTGTTGGCGGAGGTGA
- a CDS encoding pilus assembly protein, with translation MLLEKYAQKVMASLLRLFVVFCCACTTLYVHAEDCTVKVESDSYVGKKNKVRTYVFDSLDSIDSIAEVDLKNSKKHACPPKTYSTSGNILRVDNSDLGKKEKYCQAKFTVIGVKADCESDVPVSSDIAQKPLFLTQSASPNVMYMLDDSGSMHFELMPGEILLANTRYIFPRADDVYGSGDYSNYVPTVDDKSAYNARTRSPQINTVYYDPGVTYDPWIKHDGNFYPNADPKCAYHNPERTGGSSEAYCRNLTTTNERFNSNRWYDCDSSGSCSYSTSNKKFWPAKYFWHTGGSSWDWDNFDEVEIKITQSSYKGHGRENRDDCEDADNSTCSYEEELQNFANWYTYYRSRVLTARAGSGYAFSTQSGDLRVGFGSINQGEHDVDGKDHSAIVDGVRKFTGEDRKNFYDSLYKRDIPNAGTPLRSALNEVGEYYSRKDNRGPWGEEPGSDVDEDHLICRRNYTVLMTDGYWSGSNVSGGPGDNNDGTDKPSHTGPAGQSYTYKAASPFKDNEDDTLADVAMYYWKNDLRDDLDNQVFVTKKNPAFWQHMVTFGVGFGVSGTVNPDDAFAAISTGAQINWPDPGDAEINKIDDLLHAGVNSRGGFFSAANPDQFAAELSGVLDTIANESKSSASAIAANSTRLDSGTLVYQASFNSLEWTGRLIAYTLADNGALDKVFWDTNKGGIPAHGSRSIFTFVGDPGSTSKQGVAFTTGNWKSLSAGQRSSLNDGGSDDDGKDLLNWLRGDKSKEGTSFRTREGLLGDIVNSDPFFVGTSEDYGYSVLGGDEGTKYSAYLQAKAARSPMIYVGANDGMLHGFDAETGKESFAVVLSSLYSDFADLADVDYDHQYFVDGSPRALDAYINGAWTTVLVGATGAGGRAVYAIDVGTPDSMAAGDLMWEFTTADDADDKLGVAMSAPAIARVDAGDKWVAVFGNGYKSGDTLKLFVVDLATGDLIKAIDTELSGAGNGLATPVPVDVDGDRITDYVYAGDLAGNLWKFDLTGNSSSKWAVSHKSGSSPAPMFKAVDDDDNPQPITSRPTVGRHPDGGYMVYVGTGQYFKTTDGLVPESPQIQAFYGIRDSGSVVDRDDLVEQTIVYEAVGSLSDNTTTDFQVRIVSSNSADNLPEYGWRLELLSPENGAEAERSVSRPVLRNGRIIFATIIPNENLCGFGGRSWLMELDALNGGLFADPVLDINGDGKIDDLDKVLYKGVYYPVSGIGSEELIKTPGIIGAGDLEYKYTSGSSGSIGVVTETGDGDQELGRQSWRQLQ, from the coding sequence ATGTTGCTGGAAAAATATGCTCAGAAAGTGATGGCTAGTTTGTTGCGTCTCTTTGTCGTTTTTTGTTGCGCATGTACGACACTGTACGTTCACGCTGAAGATTGCACCGTGAAAGTGGAGAGCGATTCCTACGTCGGGAAAAAGAACAAGGTCCGCACTTATGTATTTGATTCCCTTGATTCGATAGATAGCATCGCTGAAGTAGATCTGAAAAATAGTAAAAAACATGCTTGCCCTCCCAAAACCTATTCCACATCGGGCAATATCTTGCGGGTAGATAATTCGGATTTGGGTAAAAAGGAAAAATATTGCCAGGCAAAGTTTACCGTTATCGGCGTAAAGGCGGACTGTGAGTCAGATGTTCCGGTAAGTAGTGATATCGCCCAAAAGCCCTTGTTTTTGACCCAAAGTGCGTCGCCGAATGTTATGTATATGCTGGATGATTCCGGTTCTATGCACTTCGAGTTGATGCCTGGCGAAATTTTGCTTGCCAATACACGCTATATCTTCCCGCGTGCCGACGACGTTTATGGTAGCGGCGATTATTCCAATTATGTGCCTACAGTAGATGATAAGTCTGCTTATAATGCTCGAACCAGGTCACCTCAGATCAACACGGTATATTATGATCCAGGGGTAACTTATGACCCATGGATAAAGCATGATGGCAACTTTTATCCTAACGCTGATCCAAAGTGCGCTTACCATAACCCGGAACGCACGGGGGGTAGCTCCGAGGCCTATTGTCGAAATCTGACCACCACCAATGAGCGTTTCAATAGTAATCGTTGGTACGACTGCGACAGTAGCGGCTCATGCTCATATAGCACCTCTAACAAGAAATTCTGGCCCGCTAAGTATTTCTGGCATACCGGTGGCAGCAGCTGGGACTGGGATAACTTTGATGAAGTAGAGATAAAAATTACTCAGTCATCATACAAAGGTCACGGCAGGGAAAATCGGGACGATTGCGAAGACGCCGACAATAGCACATGCAGCTATGAAGAGGAGTTGCAGAATTTCGCTAACTGGTACACCTATTACCGCTCCAGGGTTTTAACTGCCAGAGCAGGTAGTGGCTACGCGTTTTCTACCCAAAGCGGAGATTTGCGCGTCGGCTTTGGCAGCATCAATCAAGGTGAGCACGATGTCGATGGTAAAGATCATTCGGCGATTGTGGACGGCGTAAGAAAGTTTACTGGCGAAGATAGAAAAAATTTCTACGATTCCTTGTACAAGCGTGATATACCCAATGCGGGGACTCCTCTCAGGTCCGCACTAAACGAAGTGGGTGAATACTATTCTCGCAAAGATAACCGGGGTCCCTGGGGCGAAGAGCCGGGTAGCGACGTCGATGAGGATCACTTGATATGTCGACGTAACTATACTGTGTTGATGACGGATGGCTATTGGTCAGGTAGCAACGTAAGCGGTGGTCCCGGTGACAACAATGATGGCACTGACAAGCCAAGTCATACGGGTCCTGCAGGGCAGTCCTATACTTACAAGGCGGCATCACCGTTTAAGGATAATGAAGACGATACCCTGGCGGATGTCGCCATGTATTACTGGAAGAACGATCTGCGAGATGACCTCGATAACCAGGTTTTCGTGACCAAAAAAAATCCGGCTTTCTGGCAGCACATGGTCACATTTGGTGTCGGCTTCGGTGTCAGTGGTACCGTCAATCCTGATGATGCGTTTGCTGCAATCTCGACAGGCGCGCAAATCAACTGGCCAGATCCCGGTGATGCGGAGATCAATAAAATTGATGACTTACTACATGCTGGCGTCAACAGTCGCGGTGGCTTTTTCAGCGCGGCGAATCCTGACCAGTTTGCCGCAGAACTATCCGGTGTGCTGGACACCATTGCCAATGAAAGTAAGTCATCAGCCTCTGCAATTGCGGCAAACTCGACGCGTTTGGACTCTGGCACTTTGGTTTATCAAGCGAGCTTCAACAGCTTGGAGTGGACAGGTAGGCTCATTGCCTACACGCTAGCCGATAACGGTGCGCTGGATAAAGTTTTCTGGGACACCAATAAAGGTGGTATACCCGCCCATGGTTCACGGTCTATCTTTACTTTTGTGGGCGATCCGGGAAGCACTTCTAAGCAAGGCGTCGCCTTTACCACCGGTAACTGGAAGAGTTTGTCCGCCGGGCAACGTTCATCGCTGAATGACGGCGGCAGCGACGACGATGGTAAGGACTTGCTCAATTGGTTGCGCGGTGACAAGAGTAAAGAGGGTACGTCTTTTCGTACCCGAGAGGGCCTGCTGGGAGACATCGTTAATTCGGACCCATTCTTTGTAGGAACTAGCGAGGATTATGGATACAGCGTGCTAGGTGGTGACGAAGGCACGAAGTATTCTGCGTACCTGCAGGCAAAAGCTGCTCGTAGCCCAATGATATATGTCGGCGCGAATGATGGCATGCTGCACGGCTTCGATGCAGAGACTGGTAAAGAGAGCTTTGCCGTGGTTCTCAGTTCGCTCTACAGCGATTTTGCAGATTTGGCTGATGTGGATTACGACCACCAATACTTTGTTGACGGTTCACCCCGTGCTTTGGATGCCTATATCAACGGCGCTTGGACGACAGTATTGGTTGGTGCCACGGGTGCGGGTGGCCGAGCCGTCTATGCCATTGATGTGGGCACGCCAGACTCGATGGCCGCGGGGGATTTGATGTGGGAATTTACCACCGCTGATGATGCAGACGATAAACTGGGCGTAGCTATGAGTGCTCCCGCCATTGCCAGAGTGGATGCAGGTGACAAGTGGGTGGCAGTGTTTGGTAACGGCTACAAATCCGGGGACACTCTAAAACTCTTCGTCGTGGATTTGGCGACGGGTGATTTAATAAAGGCCATCGACACGGAATTAAGTGGGGCGGGCAATGGTCTAGCAACGCCGGTACCGGTAGATGTCGACGGTGATCGCATTACAGATTATGTTTATGCTGGTGATTTGGCTGGCAATCTTTGGAAGTTTGATCTTACTGGTAACAGCTCCAGTAAATGGGCTGTATCTCATAAGTCTGGTTCATCACCAGCACCAATGTTCAAGGCAGTAGATGATGACGATAATCCTCAGCCGATCACTAGTCGCCCAACTGTAGGTCGTCATCCCGACGGCGGCTACATGGTTTATGTGGGAACCGGGCAGTACTTTAAAACGACAGATGGGTTGGTCCCTGAGTCTCCACAGATTCAGGCCTTCTATGGTATTAGAGACAGCGGATCGGTTGTCGATCGCGATGATCTTGTTGAACAAACCATTGTCTACGAGGCAGTGGGCAGCCTGTCTGACAACACTACAACAGACTTTCAGGTTCGTATTGTTAGCTCAAATAGCGCCGACAATCTCCCCGAGTATGGTTGGAGACTGGAACTGCTATCGCCAGAAAATGGCGCGGAAGCGGAGCGCTCGGTTTCACGGCCAGTGCTGCGAAATGGTCGGATCATCTTCGCCACGATTATACCCAACGAGAACTTGTGTGGTTTTGGGGGGCGAAGCTGGCTGATGGAATTGGATGCTCTTAACGGTGGACTTTTCGCCGATCCAGTACTGGATATTAATGGTGATGGCAAAATAGACGACTTGGATAAAGTACTGTACAAGGGTGTCTACTACCCGGTCAGCGGCATTGGCAGCGAAGAACTGATCAAAACGCCAGGGATCATCGGCGCTGGCGATCTAGAGTATAAATACACATCTGGCAGCAGCGGTTCTATTGGTGTGGTTACAGAAACTGGCGATGGAGATCAGGAATTGGGTCGTCAGTCCTGGAGGCAGCTGCAGTGA
- a CDS encoding pilus assembly PilX family protein, giving the protein MSYRSAYRSQKGQGGAVLIVALVFTLILTVISVASMQSATLQERMAGNTKDVNVAFQAAEAGLREAEAVLSQVSVGPFNGSKGLYLSCPDPDDDRKACSKPNWTDKASKGWFVLTDNIDHVARQPEYIIEEMTKVVGANEVLDSDRAIPTDSFYRVTARGYGASERSMVVLSTTYRRAD; this is encoded by the coding sequence ATGAGCTACAGATCAGCATACCGGTCTCAGAAAGGGCAGGGCGGCGCCGTTCTTATCGTTGCGCTGGTATTTACTCTTATTCTTACTGTTATCAGTGTCGCGTCAATGCAGAGTGCGACATTGCAAGAGCGGATGGCCGGTAACACCAAGGACGTTAATGTGGCTTTTCAGGCTGCGGAGGCAGGGTTGCGTGAGGCTGAGGCCGTATTGAGCCAAGTGTCCGTGGGGCCTTTTAACGGAAGTAAGGGGCTCTATCTTTCGTGCCCTGATCCTGACGATGACCGTAAAGCCTGTAGCAAACCGAATTGGACAGATAAAGCCTCTAAGGGATGGTTTGTATTAACGGACAATATCGACCATGTTGCCCGTCAACCTGAGTATATCATCGAGGAAATGACGAAAGTCGTTGGCGCCAATGAAGTTCTTGACTCGGACCGTGCCATCCCCACTGACAGCTTCTATCGGGTTACGGCCAGGGGGTATGGTGCGAGTGAGCGGAGCATGGTGGTATTAAGCACAACGTACAGACGTGCAGACTAA
- a CDS encoding PilW family protein, with translation MRQLHRQQGFGLVELMISITLGLFLSAAIIQVFLGTSSSARIQDAQAQVQENARFAMRFLGQEIRMAGYAGCSSLGNIPVNNIALPAANVDFSMATALVGGNDVDKNNALSAVVGTDTLEIKRGSDEFMRITGNLAPNNANVQIEDNSIGLVKGDYVLITDCLNADIFRIVNQPKGPGEGKATFTHSKGQMNSDNRLSKVYGADAEILAFETIRFFVRDSGRDTSAGDPINSLYVERRTVGSSGSMSSAIELVEGVEDLQLTYGEDTDGDRSVDVYRDAASVVDWEAALSVRVELVLVSNSTNVVGTSGSTQAQSTVDADGNVIVNQDGRFRQVFTSVFAVRNKLP, from the coding sequence ATGAGGCAATTGCACAGGCAGCAGGGCTTTGGTCTGGTCGAGCTGATGATATCCATCACTCTGGGCCTGTTCTTGAGTGCGGCGATAATTCAGGTTTTCCTCGGTACCAGCTCCAGCGCACGTATACAGGATGCCCAGGCGCAGGTCCAAGAAAACGCCCGCTTTGCCATGCGTTTTCTGGGGCAGGAAATTCGCATGGCGGGGTATGCGGGCTGTAGCTCGCTGGGCAATATTCCTGTCAATAACATCGCACTCCCAGCTGCTAACGTTGATTTCAGCATGGCGACTGCATTAGTGGGAGGCAATGATGTCGACAAAAATAATGCCCTCAGTGCCGTTGTTGGTACCGATACCCTGGAGATCAAGCGCGGCTCGGATGAGTTTATGCGAATTACCGGTAATCTCGCTCCCAATAATGCCAATGTTCAGATTGAGGACAATTCCATCGGCTTGGTGAAGGGGGATTACGTATTAATCACCGACTGCCTCAATGCCGATATTTTTCGCATCGTTAACCAGCCGAAGGGGCCGGGCGAGGGCAAAGCAACCTTTACTCACTCTAAGGGGCAAATGAACTCAGATAACCGCCTGAGTAAAGTCTACGGGGCGGATGCGGAAATTCTCGCTTTTGAAACTATTCGTTTTTTTGTTCGCGACAGTGGCAGAGATACGTCTGCGGGTGATCCGATAAATAGCCTGTATGTCGAGCGCCGAACGGTGGGTTCCAGTGGCAGTATGTCGTCAGCGATAGAACTGGTGGAGGGCGTTGAAGACCTGCAGTTGACCTACGGTGAAGACACTGACGGAGATCGTTCAGTAGATGTATATCGCGATGCCGCCAGCGTAGTGGACTGGGAGGCAGCCTTGAGTGTGCGGGTGGAGTTGGTATTAGTTTCCAATTCCACCAATGTGGTGGGCACGAGCGGCAGCACGCAGGCGCAGAGCACAGTGGATGCTGATGGCAATGTGATCGTCAACCAGGATGGCCGCTTCCGCCAGGTGTTTACCAGTGTATTCGCGGTAAGGAATAAACTGCCATGA
- the pilV gene encoding type IV pilus modification protein PilV has translation MKHREVGSTLIEVLVAILITATGVLGAAAMQLNAVKFNQVSTSRSAAVFLANDITDRLRANRAAALAGSYDLSMDADAPKGSAIHQIDLQEWLLEISRRLPGGDASVARSDNQFTITLQWDEGRLAETREPADEGEEQDNNQTFVFVTEL, from the coding sequence ATGAAACACAGGGAAGTGGGTTCTACGCTCATTGAAGTTTTGGTCGCCATTCTCATTACCGCCACCGGGGTACTGGGGGCCGCAGCAATGCAGCTCAATGCGGTAAAATTCAATCAAGTTTCCACTTCGCGTTCTGCGGCCGTTTTTTTAGCTAACGATATCACGGATAGGTTGCGGGCCAACCGCGCAGCGGCACTGGCGGGCAGTTATGATTTGTCCATGGATGCCGATGCTCCAAAGGGTAGTGCCATCCACCAGATTGACCTACAGGAATGGTTGCTCGAGATAAGTCGTCGACTCCCCGGCGGCGATGCGAGCGTCGCCCGTAGCGATAATCAGTTCACCATTACCTTGCAGTGGGATGAGGGGCGCTTAGCGGAAACCCGCGAGCCCGCTGACGAGGGTGAAGAGCAAGATAATAACCAAACCTTTGTGTTTGTGACGGAGCTTTAG
- a CDS encoding GspH/FimT family pseudopilin has protein sequence MMESQHVHGYTLIELMVTLSVVAILLGVAAPNFASFLASARASADVQTLTRSLMNARSEAVARGETVRVTAVGGSWDRGWRTWIDSNDNDSFDVGELIRQASSLEGGAELTSARNGSAVTSIAFDAEGFSSPAEVVAFTYRTQKPAKCSRDRDVRLSATGQVTVTERACS, from the coding sequence ATGATGGAATCGCAGCACGTACATGGCTACACCTTGATAGAGCTGATGGTCACCCTATCGGTGGTTGCTATTTTATTGGGTGTTGCCGCGCCCAATTTCGCCTCCTTTCTGGCCTCTGCCCGGGCCAGTGCCGATGTGCAGACACTGACTCGCTCACTGATGAACGCCAGATCAGAGGCGGTAGCCCGAGGTGAAACCGTGCGGGTCACTGCAGTAGGAGGTTCTTGGGACAGAGGCTGGCGGACCTGGATTGACAGCAATGACAATGACAGCTTTGACGTCGGTGAGCTAATTAGGCAGGCTAGTAGCCTGGAAGGCGGCGCCGAGCTGACATCGGCCCGAAACGGTTCGGCGGTGACGTCGATTGCCTTCGATGCCGAGGGCTTTAGCAGCCCTGCCGAAGTCGTCGCCTTTACTTACCGTACGCAGAAGCCGGCAAAATGCTCGAGAGACAGGGATGTAAGGTTGAGTGCGACCGGTCAGGTCACGGTAACCGAAAGGGCATGTTCATGA
- a CDS encoding GspH/FimT family pseudopilin, whose product MQTKGTTLIELVVTLAIVAILAMTAVPAFTTLIKQHAIHSAGRDLHRAFNTTRATAIMRQRPVALSNLDGNWSNGMAIFLDDNSNGSLDKGEEVLRRFNGLGRVSATGNYWVSDYALFHSDGSAKAASGAFQAGTVSVCKTNVENGYKLVLSIGGRVRLEKTHFGSCPGK is encoded by the coding sequence ATGCAGACCAAAGGAACGACTCTGATTGAGTTGGTGGTCACTCTGGCTATCGTTGCCATCCTGGCGATGACGGCCGTGCCCGCCTTTACCACGCTCATTAAACAACATGCCATCCACAGTGCCGGGCGAGACTTGCATCGCGCCTTCAACACCACCAGAGCCACAGCAATCATGCGACAGCGCCCGGTTGCCCTCTCCAACCTGGACGGCAATTGGTCCAACGGCATGGCAATTTTCCTAGACGACAATAGTAACGGTAGCCTCGACAAAGGCGAGGAGGTACTGCGCCGCTTCAATGGGCTGGGTAGGGTATCTGCGACGGGGAATTACTGGGTCAGCGACTACGCCTTGTTCCACTCAGACGGCAGCGCCAAAGCCGCCAGCGGCGCATTTCAAGCCGGCACCGTGTCGGTGTGCAAAACCAATGTGGAAAACGGTTACAAGCTGGTACTGAGTATCGGCGGCCGGGTGCGCCTGGAAAAGACACATTTTGGATCGTGTCCAGGTAAATAG
- the ispH gene encoding 4-hydroxy-3-methylbut-2-enyl diphosphate reductase: MSITLANPRGFCAGVDRAIEIVNRALDVFGAPIYVRHEVVHNKFVVENLRDRGAIFVDELDEVPDDTIVIFSAHGVSQAVRKEAERRGLKVFDATCPLVTKVHVEVVNYSRDGKECVLIGHAGHPEVEGTMGQYDSAMGGQIYLVEDVEQALALQVKDPEHLAYVTQTTLSMDDTANVIDALRQKFPAIQGPRKDDICYATQNRQDAVKELAGEVDVVLVVGSPNSSNSNRLRELAERRGCRAYLIDNDQDIDPAWLKGSPRIGITAGASAPEVLVKAVIDRLCQLGARSPKELAGREENITFSLPKELRWVEAS; this comes from the coding sequence ATGTCCATAACGCTGGCCAACCCCCGCGGTTTTTGCGCAGGCGTGGACCGCGCTATCGAAATCGTCAACCGCGCGCTAGACGTGTTCGGCGCGCCGATTTACGTTCGCCACGAAGTGGTACACAACAAGTTTGTGGTGGAAAACTTGCGGGATCGCGGCGCCATCTTCGTCGATGAACTGGATGAAGTGCCCGACGATACCATTGTCATATTCAGTGCCCACGGCGTGTCCCAGGCGGTGCGCAAAGAGGCCGAGCGTCGCGGATTGAAGGTGTTTGATGCCACCTGCCCGCTGGTGACCAAGGTGCATGTGGAGGTGGTCAATTATAGCCGCGACGGCAAAGAGTGCGTGCTGATTGGTCATGCCGGTCACCCTGAGGTGGAAGGCACTATGGGCCAGTACGATAGCGCAATGGGCGGACAGATCTACCTGGTGGAGGATGTTGAGCAGGCTTTGGCACTGCAAGTGAAGGACCCGGAGCATTTGGCCTACGTCACACAGACCACTTTATCCATGGACGACACCGCCAACGTCATCGATGCTCTGCGCCAGAAATTCCCGGCCATACAGGGGCCGCGAAAAGACGACATTTGCTACGCCACTCAGAATCGCCAGGATGCCGTTAAAGAGCTGGCTGGTGAAGTCGACGTGGTTTTGGTGGTGGGATCGCCAAACAGTTCTAATTCCAACCGCCTGCGGGAGTTGGCGGAACGGCGAGGCTGCCGGGCCTATCTCATCGATAATGACCAGGATATAGACCCGGCATGGCTGAAGGGTAGTCCTCGGATCGGTATTACCGCAGGCGCATCGGCACCCGAGGTGCTGGTTAAGGCAGTGATCGATCGACTTTGCCAGTTGGGTGCTCGCTCTCCTAAGGAGCTGGCTGGCAGGGAAGAAAACATTACCTTTTCCCTCCCCAAAGAGCTGCGCTGGGTCGAAGCATCCTAG
- the fkpB gene encoding FKBP-type peptidyl-prolyl cis-trans isomerase encodes MTDCAIGPDTQITLHFALKLDDGSEVDSTFSRAPATFSFGDGSLLPGVEAKLVGMTPGAKATLRLMPEDAFGQRNPNNIQRFARSDFAADLELEEGLMLSFADAAQSELPGVVASFDAEHVEVDFNHPLAGRELDFVVEIIDVKVQGEVAKPGSGG; translated from the coding sequence ATGACTGATTGCGCTATCGGACCCGATACTCAAATTACGTTACATTTCGCGCTAAAGCTGGATGACGGCAGCGAAGTGGATTCCACCTTCTCCCGGGCCCCGGCAACCTTTAGCTTTGGTGATGGCAGTTTGCTACCCGGCGTTGAAGCCAAGCTGGTGGGGATGACGCCCGGTGCTAAAGCCACCTTGCGGTTAATGCCAGAGGACGCTTTCGGCCAGCGCAACCCCAACAACATTCAGCGTTTTGCCCGCAGTGACTTTGCCGCCGATCTGGAGCTGGAAGAGGGGCTAATGCTGTCCTTTGCCGATGCCGCCCAATCTGAGCTGCCGGGCGTGGTTGCATCATTCGATGCCGAGCATGTCGAGGTGGATTTTAATCACCCTTTGGCGGGGCGCGAATTGGATTTCGTCGTTGAAATTATCGATGTGAAGGTGCAGGGTGAAGTGGCCAAGCCCGGTAGTGGAGGCTAA
- the lspA gene encoding signal peptidase II has protein sequence MPKVNAGSNSTSTESLGESQSAAERASQRRSRLLWLVMIGVVIGLDQLSKYLAESMLSYARPVEILPVLNMTLHYNTGAAFSMLSDAGGWQRWLFTAIAVGVSVYLLVWLMRLRREQWLLSMSLAMIVGGALGNLIDRLHLGHVVDFISVHWGASYFPTFNVADAAISVGAVLLVLDTWLHPTPEHVKAGKPKEDGK, from the coding sequence ATGCCTAAAGTAAATGCAGGCTCTAACTCGACATCTACCGAATCTTTAGGTGAGTCGCAATCGGCGGCTGAGCGCGCGTCTCAACGCCGCAGTCGTCTGCTGTGGTTGGTGATGATCGGCGTAGTGATCGGCCTGGATCAGCTGAGCAAATATCTGGCTGAGAGCATGCTCAGCTATGCCCGGCCCGTTGAAATACTGCCGGTGCTGAACATGACACTGCACTACAACACCGGTGCGGCGTTCAGCATGTTAAGCGACGCCGGTGGATGGCAACGGTGGTTGTTTACCGCCATAGCGGTGGGGGTGAGTGTCTATCTGTTGGTGTGGCTAATGCGCCTGCGTCGCGAGCAGTGGTTGCTGTCGATGTCGCTGGCCATGATCGTGGGCGGCGCTCTGGGTAACCTGATCGACCGCTTGCATCTGGGCCATGTGGTCGATTTTATCTCGGTACACTGGGGCGCGTCCTATTTCCCCACCTTCAATGTTGCCGATGCGGCCATATCGGTGGGCGCCGTACTGTTGGTGCTGGACACCTGGCTCCATCCCACGCCAGAGCACGTAAAAGCGGGCAAACCCAAAGAGGATGGCAAATGA